In the Variovorax sp. S12S4 genome, one interval contains:
- a CDS encoding FAD binding domain-containing protein translates to MHDFAYLRPRSTGEAVHLLARHQPGARYFAGGTTLFDLMKLGVEAPATVVDITRIEGLREVDTSSRGELRIGALAAMSDVAENATVQREFPALSESLWKAASQQLRNMATVGGNLLQRTRCAYFRGGPEFACNKRVPGSGCAALGGQNRGHAVLGASEACVAVYPGDWAVALVAFDAQVDTVSPRGERTVPVRELHRAPGTTPHLETVLAADELIVRIRIPRGPIGRGSTYHKIRDRESYAFALASAAVALEIRGNRVADARIALGGVATHPWRAAQAERSLVGQPFTRAAARRAAELAFEGAKPLEHNAFKVALGIETVTDALMLARERN, encoded by the coding sequence ATGCATGACTTCGCCTACCTTCGCCCGCGCAGCACCGGCGAGGCCGTGCACCTGCTGGCCCGGCACCAGCCCGGCGCGCGCTACTTCGCAGGCGGCACCACGCTGTTCGACCTGATGAAGCTCGGCGTGGAAGCGCCGGCCACCGTGGTCGACATCACCCGCATCGAAGGCCTGCGCGAAGTCGATACGTCGAGCCGCGGCGAACTGCGCATCGGCGCGCTCGCGGCCATGAGCGACGTGGCCGAGAACGCCACGGTGCAGCGCGAATTCCCGGCCTTGTCGGAATCGCTCTGGAAGGCCGCCTCGCAGCAGCTGCGCAACATGGCCACCGTGGGCGGCAACCTGCTGCAGCGCACGCGCTGTGCGTACTTTCGCGGCGGACCCGAATTCGCGTGCAACAAGCGCGTGCCCGGCAGCGGCTGCGCGGCGCTGGGCGGGCAGAACCGCGGCCATGCGGTGCTTGGCGCCAGCGAAGCCTGCGTGGCCGTGTATCCGGGCGACTGGGCGGTTGCGTTGGTGGCGTTCGATGCGCAGGTCGACACCGTGAGCCCGCGCGGCGAACGCACGGTGCCGGTGCGCGAACTGCACCGCGCGCCGGGCACCACCCCGCACCTGGAAACGGTGCTCGCGGCCGACGAACTGATCGTGCGCATTCGCATACCCCGCGGGCCCATCGGCCGCGGCTCCACGTATCACAAGATCCGCGACCGCGAGTCCTACGCCTTTGCGCTTGCATCGGCGGCGGTTGCACTGGAGATCAGGGGCAACCGTGTGGCCGACGCGCGCATTGCGCTCGGTGGCGTGGCCACGCATCCGTGGCGCGCCGCGCAGGCGGAGCGCAGCCTTGTGGGCCAGCCGTTCACACGGGCCGCCGCGCGGCGTGCCGCCGAGCTTGCCTTCGAGGGCGCCAAGCCGCTCGAGCACAACGCATTCAAGGTGGCGCTCGGCATCGAAACGGTGACCGACGCGCTGATGCTGGCCAGGGAAAGGAACTGA
- a CDS encoding GTPase/DUF3482 domain-containing protein, producing MTQQAILIAVVGHTNAGKTSLLRTLTRRANFGEVSQRPGTTRHVESADLEVNGQAAVRFFDTPGLEDAVALREHLAGLDPQATPPERIRNFLQGPEAHGVFEQEAKVLRTMLGIDAAFLVIDVREPVLPKFRDEIELLNSCARPVLPVLNFVRDAASREPAWKELLSAYGLHVQVRFDAAAPFVGAERELYTDLSTLLRDRRELLHSVVDSLAAEAAERRRSACARIAELLVDAAALRRTVPAEEFADTARRKALVSALQKDVFDKAQRCTDDLLALYGFRQDDAGEAPLPLVEGRWTLDFFSPEAMKDAGLRLGKGAVIGAAVGVVADLAVVGISLGAGAAVGGAIGGAVSQGWGPFGRKLVNKLRDVHELTIEDGVLFAVVAWQLKLTRALEQRGHAATGRIAAETSATQDAPTRATAAAVRAARPARNHPEWESKGVATRGFWRPAPQREAIAAELARTLQGAFEN from the coding sequence ATGACGCAGCAAGCCATCCTCATTGCCGTCGTCGGCCACACCAACGCCGGCAAGACCTCACTGCTGCGCACGCTCACGCGGCGCGCGAACTTCGGCGAGGTGTCGCAGCGCCCGGGCACCACGCGCCACGTGGAATCGGCCGACCTCGAAGTGAACGGCCAGGCTGCCGTGCGCTTCTTCGACACGCCGGGGCTCGAAGATGCGGTGGCCCTTCGCGAGCACCTGGCCGGGCTTGACCCGCAGGCCACGCCGCCCGAGCGCATTCGCAATTTTCTGCAGGGCCCCGAGGCGCACGGCGTGTTCGAGCAGGAGGCCAAGGTGCTGCGCACCATGCTCGGCATCGATGCGGCCTTTCTCGTCATCGACGTGCGGGAGCCGGTGCTGCCCAAGTTTCGGGACGAGATCGAACTGCTCAACTCCTGCGCTCGGCCCGTGCTGCCGGTGCTCAACTTTGTGCGTGATGCGGCAAGCCGTGAGCCCGCCTGGAAAGAGCTGCTCTCGGCCTATGGCCTCCACGTGCAGGTGCGCTTCGACGCCGCCGCGCCCTTCGTGGGGGCCGAGCGCGAGCTCTATACCGATCTTTCGACACTGCTGCGCGACCGGCGCGAGCTGCTGCACAGCGTGGTGGATTCGCTGGCCGCCGAAGCCGCCGAGCGGCGCCGCTCGGCCTGCGCGCGCATCGCCGAACTGCTGGTCGACGCCGCGGCCTTGCGCCGCACCGTGCCGGCCGAAGAATTCGCGGACACCGCGCGCCGGAAGGCGCTCGTCTCCGCATTGCAGAAAGACGTTTTCGACAAGGCGCAGCGCTGCACCGACGACCTGCTCGCGCTCTACGGTTTTCGCCAGGACGATGCCGGCGAAGCGCCGCTGCCGCTCGTCGAAGGCCGCTGGACGCTGGACTTCTTCAGCCCCGAAGCCATGAAGGACGCGGGCCTGCGGCTTGGCAAGGGTGCGGTCATCGGCGCCGCTGTGGGCGTGGTGGCGGACCTTGCCGTCGTCGGCATTTCGTTGGGCGCGGGTGCCGCGGTGGGCGGTGCCATCGGTGGCGCCGTTTCGCAAGGCTGGGGCCCGTTCGGTCGCAAGCTGGTGAACAAGCTGCGCGACGTGCACGAGCTCACCATCGAAGACGGCGTGCTGTTTGCGGTGGTGGCATGGCAGCTGAAGCTCACGCGGGCGCTGGAGCAGCGCGGGCACGCGGCCACCGGGCGCATTGCGGCGGAAACCAGCGCAACGCAGGACGCGCCCACGCGCGCCACCGCGGCTGCCGTTCGCGCCGCACGGCCGGCGCGCAACCATCCGGAGTGGGAATCGAAGGGCGTGGCAACGCGCGGCTTCTGGCGCCCCGCGCCGCAGCGCGAGGCAATCGCGGCCGAGCTGGCGCGCACGCTTCAGGGCGCTTTCGAAAACTGA
- a CDS encoding xanthine dehydrogenase family protein molybdopterin-binding subunit: MRGVRQVLTHENVGAFDTGGFLMGGGFGFQSFYPLRSPQVAYRGQTVAMVVADTLEAAREAAALVQVTYSAVPFVAGIDAPDAQPQAQSALLPQPMFADRRAGDAEAALQGAAFTVDASYELPTQHQNPMEIIATVAEWSADGVLTVREPTQNAEGVRHGLAKQLGIEPDKVRVLSPTVGGGFGQKNSLQSHTALVAMAARALGQPVKLVLSRSQLFHNASFRPASRHHVRLGADRNGKLTAAIHEIDQQTSRHDLFPSSGTEITSRLYGISNFLGRERLVRTDVQTPGYMRAPFEHPAAFAFESAVDEMAYALGRDPVAFRLANDTAVDPISGKPFSSRHLAECLVKGSTAFGWARRTMAPRSMRAADGSLIGWGVAAGAYKAAIAPAIAKVRLNANGTVRVAVGGHEMGQGIRTAIALTVARTLGAPVAAVEIVLGDTTAAPQHLTAGSWGTATALPPVQEAAQRLMEDLRQHAGAAAAPDTPAAPGSANGATAVAMLRASGRPFAEAESRMRAPGQPEQVFGRLTGGLPAAAGPVYPDFVAFSFIAHFVEVRIEPTTRRIRVPRVLSVADCGTVASLRTARSQVEGGVVWGIGAALREASEVDPRYGGFLNADLAEYVLPVAADIGRIDVDFVGKPDTRLNAMGVKGLGEVAMVGVAPAIVNAVFHATGKRLRRLPLRLEDLLES; the protein is encoded by the coding sequence GTGCGCGGCGTTCGGCAGGTGCTCACGCATGAGAACGTCGGCGCTTTCGACACCGGAGGCTTCCTCATGGGCGGCGGCTTCGGTTTCCAGAGCTTCTATCCGCTGCGCTCGCCGCAGGTTGCCTACCGCGGGCAGACCGTGGCGATGGTGGTGGCCGACACGCTGGAGGCCGCGCGCGAGGCCGCGGCGCTGGTGCAGGTGACCTATTCAGCCGTTCCCTTCGTTGCCGGCATCGATGCGCCCGATGCCCAGCCGCAGGCGCAATCGGCATTGCTGCCGCAGCCGATGTTCGCAGACCGGCGCGCAGGCGATGCGGAGGCCGCGCTCCAGGGCGCTGCATTCACGGTGGACGCGTCTTACGAATTGCCGACCCAGCACCAGAACCCGATGGAGATCATCGCGACCGTGGCCGAGTGGAGCGCAGACGGCGTGCTGACCGTTCGCGAGCCCACCCAGAACGCCGAGGGCGTGCGCCACGGCCTCGCCAAGCAGCTCGGCATCGAGCCCGACAAGGTGCGCGTGCTGTCGCCCACCGTGGGCGGCGGCTTCGGCCAGAAGAACTCGCTGCAGTCGCACACCGCACTGGTCGCGATGGCGGCGCGCGCACTGGGCCAGCCTGTCAAGCTGGTGCTGTCGCGCAGCCAGCTGTTCCACAACGCGAGCTTCAGGCCCGCGAGCCGCCACCATGTGCGCTTGGGCGCGGACCGCAACGGCAAGCTGACCGCGGCCATTCACGAGATCGACCAGCAGACCTCGCGGCACGACCTGTTTCCGTCGAGCGGCACCGAAATCACATCGCGGCTCTACGGCATCAGCAACTTCCTGGGCCGCGAACGGCTCGTGCGCACCGATGTGCAAACGCCTGGCTACATGCGCGCGCCGTTCGAGCATCCGGCCGCCTTTGCATTCGAAAGCGCGGTCGACGAGATGGCCTACGCGCTGGGCCGCGATCCCGTCGCGTTCCGCCTTGCAAACGATACGGCTGTCGACCCGATCAGCGGCAAGCCTTTTTCCTCGCGCCACCTGGCCGAATGCCTCGTCAAGGGAAGCACCGCCTTCGGCTGGGCGCGCCGCACGATGGCGCCGCGTTCGATGCGCGCGGCCGACGGCAGCCTCATCGGGTGGGGCGTGGCGGCCGGTGCCTACAAGGCGGCCATTGCACCGGCCATCGCCAAGGTGCGGCTGAACGCCAACGGCACGGTGCGGGTGGCGGTGGGCGGCCACGAGATGGGGCAGGGCATTCGCACCGCCATTGCGTTGACGGTCGCGCGCACGCTCGGCGCGCCGGTGGCGGCGGTGGAAATTGTGCTGGGCGACACCACCGCCGCGCCGCAGCACCTGACCGCCGGCTCCTGGGGCACGGCCACGGCGTTGCCGCCGGTGCAGGAAGCCGCCCAGCGGCTCATGGAAGACCTGCGGCAGCACGCGGGCGCGGCCGCTGCGCCCGATACGCCCGCTGCGCCTGGTAGTGCCAACGGCGCCACCGCAGTGGCGATGCTGCGCGCCTCCGGCCGCCCCTTTGCCGAGGCCGAAAGCCGAATGCGTGCACCGGGTCAGCCCGAGCAGGTCTTCGGCCGGCTCACCGGTGGCCTGCCCGCTGCGGCGGGACCGGTATATCCCGACTTCGTCGCCTTCAGTTTCATTGCGCATTTCGTCGAAGTGCGCATCGAACCCACCACGCGCCGCATTCGCGTACCGCGCGTGCTCAGCGTGGCCGACTGCGGCACCGTGGCCAGCCTGCGCACCGCGCGCAGCCAGGTCGAGGGCGGCGTGGTGTGGGGCATAGGCGCCGCATTGCGCGAGGCGAGCGAGGTCGATCCGCGCTACGGCGGATTTCTCAACGCCGACCTTGCGGAATACGTGCTGCCTGTTGCGGCGGACATCGGCCGCATCGATGTCGACTTTGTCGGCAAGCCCGACACGCGGCTCAACGCCATGGGCGTAAAGGGCCTGGGCGAAGTGGCCATGGTGGGTGTGGCGCCAGCCATCGTGAATGCGGTGTTCCACGCCACCGGCAAGCGCCTGCGCCGGCTGCCGCTGCGGCTGGAAGACCTGCTGGAGAGCTGA
- a CDS encoding DUF2868 domain-containing protein gives MTNTALRESAFPDAVITEAIRWTEEKGPLDDAQAMRTAASRSADAHARITSRALQLGERIGFQSELSRIRQWGPWLLLGLVALVVVAGLGLAGNVVGGSERHINVIVALVSLLGIHLLTLLLWLAGLWLPFGSFNTSSLGWIWLSLTARVAGGKRGQAPVLLRAATGLLSRARLLPWAFGLVSHGIWALSFAVVLAALLFALAFRSYTLSWETTILDPAFFVRAVHALGWAPAQLGFPVPDAATILSATPGAAGQRTWAMWLTGCIAVYGLLPRVGLVLLSAAVWHRRKAALQPDWSEPYYRKLIARFAALAPPAIVDADPGRAPGTPPAGLAPSELQDTLFVIGFELPADLTWPPAGLPAAQVQRIDGSAPARRALLDQLALARPRAVLLVCNAASSPDRGTERFLREVLAHCGECRLWPAHAAEDAADAGLAQRWVDWLQGTGLQRVAATHRIEDALQQLGTTP, from the coding sequence TTGACCAACACCGCGTTGCGCGAATCTGCTTTTCCGGACGCGGTCATCACCGAGGCGATCCGATGGACCGAAGAGAAAGGTCCACTCGACGATGCGCAAGCCATGCGCACCGCCGCCTCCCGCTCAGCTGACGCGCATGCGCGCATCACGTCGCGCGCGCTCCAGCTCGGCGAGCGCATCGGCTTTCAATCCGAACTGTCACGCATCCGGCAATGGGGGCCGTGGCTGCTGCTTGGCCTGGTGGCGCTGGTCGTCGTTGCCGGCCTGGGCCTGGCGGGCAACGTGGTCGGCGGCAGCGAACGGCACATCAACGTGATCGTCGCGCTCGTGAGCCTGCTGGGCATTCACCTGCTCACGCTGCTGCTGTGGCTGGCCGGCCTGTGGCTGCCCTTCGGCTCGTTCAATACAAGCTCGCTCGGATGGATCTGGCTTTCGCTCACCGCGCGCGTGGCCGGCGGCAAGCGGGGCCAGGCACCGGTGCTGCTGCGGGCGGCCACCGGCCTCTTGAGCCGGGCCCGGCTGCTGCCCTGGGCGTTCGGGCTCGTGAGCCACGGCATCTGGGCGCTGTCTTTCGCGGTGGTGCTGGCCGCGCTGCTGTTCGCGCTTGCGTTCCGCAGCTACACGCTGAGCTGGGAAACGACGATTCTCGACCCGGCTTTTTTCGTGCGCGCCGTCCACGCGCTGGGCTGGGCGCCGGCGCAACTCGGCTTTCCGGTTCCCGATGCCGCGACCATTCTCTCGGCCACCCCCGGTGCCGCGGGCCAGCGCACATGGGCGATGTGGCTCACGGGCTGCATTGCCGTGTACGGGCTGCTGCCGCGCGTTGGGCTGGTATTGCTGAGCGCAGCGGTGTGGCACAGGCGCAAGGCCGCACTGCAGCCGGACTGGAGCGAACCGTATTACCGCAAGCTCATCGCCAGGTTCGCCGCACTTGCGCCGCCGGCCATCGTGGATGCCGACCCCGGCCGCGCACCCGGCACACCACCTGCCGGCCTCGCGCCTTCGGAACTGCAGGACACGCTCTTCGTCATCGGTTTCGAGCTGCCTGCCGACCTGACATGGCCGCCCGCGGGGTTGCCCGCCGCGCAGGTGCAGCGGATCGACGGCAGCGCGCCGGCCCGCCGCGCATTGCTCGACCAGCTGGCGCTGGCCCGCCCGCGTGCGGTGCTGCTGGTGTGCAACGCCGCATCGAGCCCCGACCGCGGCACCGAGCGCTTTCTGCGCGAAGTGCTGGCCCATTGCGGTGAGTGCAGGCTGTGGCCGGCTCATGCGGCGGAAGACGCGGCTGACGCCGGCTTGGCTCAGCGCTGGGTGGACTGGCTGCAGGGCACCGGCCTGCAACGCGTCGCGGCCACGCACCGGATTGAAGACGCCTTGCAGCAACTCGGCACGACACCATGA